A single Eubalaena glacialis isolate mEubGla1 chromosome 18, mEubGla1.1.hap2.+ XY, whole genome shotgun sequence DNA region contains:
- the DMAC2 gene encoding distal membrane-arm assembly complex protein 2, giving the protein MAAPRASLRLVAPVWNGGTSGIRGLSRAVDPEGSQRKGRTLLQFLADRFYDVEAVRGYLLQKQVLKVLQKNRSFTYIKERYGPYVAGASFILKQGGAVKFQDKEWMRPNGRGLSGELWKLREVPVEAVDASGCAINYQGLDNLLALRELQSLSLRCCPHVDDWCLSRLHQLADSLRELSLAGCPRISERGLACLHHLQNLRRLDISDLPAVSNPGLTQILVEEMLPDCEVLGADWAQGLKLGPEEQPRDTASSPIPA; this is encoded by the exons ATGGCGGCCCCCAGGGCG tcccTTCGCCTCGTGGCTCCAGTATGGAACGGGGGTACCAGCGGCATCCGTGGCCTGAGCAGGGCAGTGGACCCGGAGGGCAGtcagaggaaggggaggacaCTGCTCCAGTTCCTGGCTGACCGCTTCTATGATGTGGAGGCTGTGAGGGGGTACCTGCTTCAGAAGCAGGTGTTGAAGGTGCTCCAGAAAAATCG GTCCTTCACCTACATCAAGGAGCGATATGGCCCCTACGTCGCAGGTGCCTCTTTCATCCTGAAGCAGGGAGGCGCAGTCAA gtttcaggacaaggaGTGGATGCGGCCAAATGGGCGTGGCCTCTCTGGTGAGCTCTGGAAGCTCCGGGAGGTGCCTGTAGAGGCTGTTGACGCCAGCGGCTGTGCCATCAACTACCAAGGCCTGGACAACCTCT TGGCCCTGAGGGAGCTCCAGTCCCTGTCGCTGCGGTGCTGTCCCCACGTGGATGACTGGTGTCTCAGCCGCCTCCACCAGCTAGCCGACTCGCTACGAGAGCTCTCGCTGGCCGGCTGCCCCCGAATCTCTGAACGGGGCCTCGCCTGCCTCCACCACCTCCA GAACCTCCGCAGACTGGATATCTCTGACCTTCCTGCCGTGTCCAACCCAGGCCTCACTCAGATCTTGGTGGAGGAGATGCTGCCCGACTGTGAGGTTCTGGGGGCTGACTGGGCCCAGGGCCTCAAGCTGGGGCCAGAGGAGCAGCCCCGGGACACGGCCAGCAGCCCCATCCCTGCCTAG